One region of Triticum aestivum cultivar Chinese Spring chromosome 6B, IWGSC CS RefSeq v2.1, whole genome shotgun sequence genomic DNA includes:
- the LOC123139856 gene encoding uncharacterized protein: MALRNLAKKLRIPTSAAARLPSAPNPADFRFPSDPGAWRPSVSRLESARDWYEFQRARYDDVTTELKNYRREVVWTERAANLFDLVYKVGCPIVVGTWVIKVIVYRAM, from the exons ATGGCGCTGCGTAACCTGGCCAAGAAGTTGCGGATCCCCACCTCTGCTGCTGCCCGGCTCCCGTCCGCCCCCAACCCTGCTGATTTCCGGTTCCCGTCGGACCCTGGCGCTTGGCGGCCGTCCGTTTCTCGGCTCGAG AGCGCTAGAGACTGGTATGAGTTTCAGCGAGCACGTTATGATGATGTGACAACAGAGTTAAAAAACTACAG gcgtgaggttgtgtggACTGAAAGGGCGGCTAACCTGTTTGATTTGGTTTATAAGGTGGGTTGTCCTATTGTCGTTGGTACTTGGGTCATAAAAGTGATTGTCTATCGGGCCATGTGA